TGGTCACGTCCGGCCCGGGCGTCACCAATGCCATCACCGGCATCGCCACGGCGTACATGGACTCCATCCCGATGGTGATCATCACCGGGCAGGTCCCGACGGCCGCCATCGGCCTCGACGCCTTCCAGGAGTGCGACACCGTCGGCATCACCCGCCCGATCGTCAAGCACAACTTCCTCGTGAAGGACGTGCGCGACCTGGCCGCCACGATGAAGAAGGCCTTCCACATCGCCCGCACCGGCCGTCCCGGCCCCGTCGTGGTCGACATCCCGAAGGACGTGTCCCTCCACACCACGCCGTTCCACTACCCGGCCTCGGTGGAGATGCGCTCGTACAACCCGGTGCGCAAGGGCCACGGCGGCCAGATCCGCAAGGCCGTGCAGCTGCTGCTGGCGGCGAAGCGCCCGTACATCTACACCGGCGGCGGTGTCATCCTCGGCAACGCGTCGGCCGAACTGCGCGAGCTGGTCAACCTGCTCGGCTTCCCGGTCACCAACACGCTGATGGGCCTCGGCGCCTACCCGTCGTCGGATCCGAAGTTCCTCGGCATGCTGGGCATGCACGGCACGTACGAAGCCAACATGACCATGCAGAACTGCGACGTCCTGCTGGCCGTGGGCGCCCGGTTCGACGACCGCGTGATCGGCAACCCGAAGCACTTCGCCTCGGTCGAGCGCAAGATCGTCCACATCGACATCGACCCCTCGTCGATCTCGAAGCGCGTGAAGGTCGACATCCCCATCGTGGGCGATGTGAAGGACGTGCTGCAGGAGCTGATCGCCCAGATCAAGGAAGCCCAGGCCAAGCCCGACGCCAACGCGTTGAACACCTGGTGGAACCAGATCGCCGAGTGGCGCAAGCGCGAGTGCCTGGTCTTCAAGAACAGCACCGAGGTCATCAAGCCGCAGAGCGTGATCGACACCCTCTGGCGCCTCACGAAGGACGGTGACACCTACATCACGTCCGACGTGGGCCAGCACCAGATGTGGGCCGCGCAGTACTACCGCTTCGACGAGCCGCGCCGCTGGATCAACTCCGGCGGCCTGGGCACGATGGGCGTGGGCCTGCCGTACGCCATGGGCATCAAGCTGGCCAAGCCCGACGCCGATGTGTTCTGCATCACCGGCGAAGGCTCGATCCAGATGTGCATCCAGGAGCTGTCCACCTGCTTCCAGTACAAGACGCCGGTCAAGATCATCTCGCTGAACAACCGCTACCTGGGCATGGTGCGGCAGTGGCAGGAGCTCGACTACGGCAAGCGCTACTCGCACAGCTACATGGAAGCGCTCCCCGACTTCGTCAAGCTCGCCGAGGCCTATGGCCACGTGGGCCTGAAGATCGAGAAGCCGTCCGACGTGGAAGGCGCCCTGAAGGAGGCCATCCGCCTGAAGGACCGCACCGTGTTCCTCGACATCCGCACCGATCCGGGCGAGAACGTCTGGCCCATGGTGCAGGCCGGCAAGGGCATCTCCGAAATGCTGC
This genomic stretch from Piscinibacter gummiphilus harbors:
- a CDS encoding acetolactate synthase 3 catalytic subunit, which encodes MDMSATEKRAATAPAPAANTSPSTDPNGSEILVKCLQAEGVKYLWGYPGGAVLYIYDALYKQDTIHHVLVRHEQAAVHAADGYARATGDVGVALVTSGPGVTNAITGIATAYMDSIPMVIITGQVPTAAIGLDAFQECDTVGITRPIVKHNFLVKDVRDLAATMKKAFHIARTGRPGPVVVDIPKDVSLHTTPFHYPASVEMRSYNPVRKGHGGQIRKAVQLLLAAKRPYIYTGGGVILGNASAELRELVNLLGFPVTNTLMGLGAYPSSDPKFLGMLGMHGTYEANMTMQNCDVLLAVGARFDDRVIGNPKHFASVERKIVHIDIDPSSISKRVKVDIPIVGDVKDVLQELIAQIKEAQAKPDANALNTWWNQIAEWRKRECLVFKNSTEVIKPQSVIDTLWRLTKDGDTYITSDVGQHQMWAAQYYRFDEPRRWINSGGLGTMGVGLPYAMGIKLAKPDADVFCITGEGSIQMCIQELSTCFQYKTPVKIISLNNRYLGMVRQWQELDYGKRYSHSYMEALPDFVKLAEAYGHVGLKIEKPSDVEGALKEAIRLKDRTVFLDIRTDPGENVWPMVQAGKGISEMLLGSEDL